In a single window of the Aminomonas paucivorans DSM 12260 genome:
- a CDS encoding HD domain-containing phosphohydrolase: protein MSLSRGPFLSLRGCWTLVWLACFLGAALPALAAFRAQDPRLLWLWVPSGALLYLLGSRCIVRPTKELLTWAQTPLDAAPPTFPRLHLLSVELVDHTQNLVSLVQQLWANEESLRDQYEQITRRERQIDALFRAARILGEGQEPSVWFRLLGSFLGERFDLLGADLYLHDPRQNRLVRRACWARAQDLYDDMEVLPLTGISSVCTQAFRTGEIQNVGTVESCPFYLPGNDTTRSQLSLPLYHWGKPLGVLNLESATPNAFPEEDSLFYQGLAELTSQEMDNLLHHEGQQAHIVQALTGLARAVELRDPYTGQHQERVAGLAVQLGENLGLPWPQVQDLKTAALLHDIGKIGIADTLLLKPAGLNPQEFQQVRTHAEKGAELLQNLRFLENCLAGVRHHHERWDGNGYPDGLRGEDIPLMARIIALADSYDAMTTQRVYRTPRTPKEALSEIRRCAGKQFDPRLARQFCSLMESQSAPHPHGVFS from the coding sequence GTGAGCCTCTCCCGGGGTCCCTTCCTCTCCCTTCGGGGGTGTTGGACCCTGGTGTGGCTCGCCTGCTTCCTGGGCGCGGCGCTGCCTGCCCTGGCGGCTTTCCGCGCCCAGGACCCGCGTTTGCTCTGGCTCTGGGTCCCCTCGGGAGCCCTCCTCTACCTGCTGGGCTCCCGGTGCATCGTGCGCCCCACCAAGGAGCTTCTGACCTGGGCGCAGACCCCCCTGGACGCGGCCCCTCCCACCTTCCCCCGGCTCCACCTCCTTTCCGTGGAGCTGGTGGACCACACCCAGAACCTGGTCTCCCTGGTCCAGCAGCTCTGGGCCAACGAGGAGAGCCTCCGGGATCAATACGAGCAGATCACCCGGCGGGAGCGACAGATCGACGCCCTCTTCCGGGCCGCCCGCATCCTGGGGGAGGGGCAGGAACCGTCGGTGTGGTTCCGCCTCCTGGGCTCCTTCCTGGGAGAGCGCTTCGACCTCCTGGGGGCGGACCTGTATCTCCACGATCCCCGGCAGAACCGCCTGGTGCGCCGGGCCTGCTGGGCCCGAGCCCAGGATCTCTACGACGACATGGAGGTCCTTCCCCTGACGGGGATCTCCTCCGTGTGCACCCAAGCCTTCCGCACCGGGGAGATCCAGAACGTGGGGACCGTGGAGAGCTGCCCCTTCTACCTCCCCGGAAACGACACCACACGAAGCCAGCTGTCCCTGCCCCTGTACCACTGGGGAAAGCCCCTGGGGGTGCTGAACCTGGAGAGCGCGACCCCCAACGCCTTCCCGGAGGAGGACTCCCTCTTCTACCAGGGCCTGGCGGAGCTGACCTCCCAGGAGATGGACAACTTGCTGCACCACGAGGGGCAGCAGGCCCACATCGTCCAGGCCCTCACGGGCCTGGCCCGGGCGGTGGAGCTGCGGGACCCCTACACGGGGCAGCACCAGGAGCGGGTGGCGGGACTGGCGGTGCAGCTGGGGGAAAATCTGGGGCTGCCCTGGCCTCAGGTACAGGACCTGAAGACCGCGGCGCTGCTCCACGACATCGGCAAGATCGGCATCGCCGACACCCTCCTGCTCAAGCCTGCGGGGCTGAACCCCCAGGAGTTCCAGCAGGTGCGCACCCACGCGGAGAAGGGAGCGGAGCTGCTGCAGAACCTCCGGTTCCTGGAGAACTGCCTGGCGGGGGTACGGCACCACCACGAACGCTGGGACGGCAACGGCTACCCCGACGGCCTTCGGGGGGAGGACATCCCCCTCATGGCCCGGATCATCGCCCTGGCGGATTCCTACGACGCCATGACCACCCAGCGGGTCTACCGAACCCCCCGCACCCCCAAGGAGGCCCTGTCGGAGATCCGCCGGTGCGCGGGGAAGCAGTTCGACCCCCGGCTGGCCCGACAGTTCTGCTCCCTGATGGAGTCCCAATCAGCGCCCCACCCCCACGGGGTCTTTTCCTGA
- a CDS encoding LacI family DNA-binding transcriptional regulator has translation MKDVARVAGVDKGTVSRVLRGDPRISDATGRRVWEAARELGYRMDVTARGLSSGRTGLAGVLVPSLGEWWVGPFLEGARRSLGSAGWDLLPLESGRDPRGALRGAERLVARRVEGVLWAEGRILPPEGFFLPTVRWGADEGACLGLDAPGVLRGVRRAFPGRRFRYCGGPGALFPFLSRLEEEGEGLPLALVDGAQALPPGPSLWCGDARIAALLGLCCLPWGAFEIGVAAGRLLQRRLRHPEALFPKLRWLVHPRDSRGEPLPREEKRKP, from the coding sequence ATGAAGGACGTGGCCCGGGTCGCGGGGGTGGACAAGGGCACGGTGAGCCGGGTGCTTCGGGGAGACCCGCGCATCTCCGACGCCACGGGACGACGGGTCTGGGAGGCCGCTCGGGAGCTGGGCTACCGCATGGACGTCACCGCCCGGGGGCTTTCCAGCGGGCGCACGGGCCTGGCGGGGGTCCTGGTGCCCTCCCTGGGGGAGTGGTGGGTGGGCCCGTTTCTGGAGGGAGCCCGTCGGAGCCTGGGATCTGCGGGGTGGGACCTGCTGCCCCTGGAATCGGGGCGGGATCCCCGGGGAGCCCTTCGGGGGGCGGAGCGCCTCGTCGCCCGAAGGGTGGAGGGGGTCCTGTGGGCGGAGGGGCGCATCCTGCCCCCGGAGGGGTTTTTCCTTCCCACGGTGCGCTGGGGGGCCGACGAGGGAGCCTGCCTGGGGCTGGACGCCCCGGGGGTGCTCCGGGGCGTCCGACGGGCCTTTCCGGGCCGACGTTTCCGTTACTGCGGGGGACCCGGCGCCCTGTTCCCCTTCCTCTCCCGGCTGGAGGAGGAGGGCGAGGGGCTTCCCCTGGCCCTGGTGGACGGAGCGCAGGCGCTGCCCCCCGGCCCTTCCCTCTGGTGCGGCGACGCCCGGATCGCCGCCCTCCTGGGGCTCTGCTGTCTTCCCTGGGGGGCCTTCGAGATCGGCGTCGCCGCGGGGCGGCTTCTGCAAAGACGCCTGCGGCATCCCGAAGCGCTCTTTCCCAAGCTGCGGTGGCTGGTGCACCCCCGGGATTCCCGAGGAGAACCCCTGCCCCGGGAGGAGAAGAGGAAACCATAG